The DNA sequence CGATTGCCATCCATCGTCCGCTTGGTCAGGCACCGATATGAGGTTGCCTGTGCACAGTCCACTGTGTGTGGACAGGTGTCAGGAAGCAGCCTTGGCAGTGGTCGAACTGCTGGACGTGCTGCTGCCCGAATCCGTCGACTTCGCTGCAGGCGCCGATTCCTTGCTGCCGGAGTCGGACTTCGACGAGTCGCTCGAACTCGACTCGCTGCTCGTGGTGGTGGAGCGGCTGTCGTTGCGGTAGAAGCCGCTGCCCTTGAACACGATGCCCACGCTGTTGAACAGTTTGCGCAGCTTACCGGCGCATTTCGGGCATTCGGTGAGCGAGTCGTCGCTGAAAGATTGCACGATGTCGAAGCGGTTGTCGCACTGTGTGCAAGCGTACGAATATGTGGGCACCGAAGACCTCCGAAGGTGTTAAGCCGAGAACGTTGTGGATTCTACCGTCGAACTGGCACTCTTCGTTAACGAGTGCCAAGGTCAGCTTGTTCCCAGCCGTCTGAACCCCTCGCCGGGTGTCAGGCTCCAGCCCATCGGCACGTCGAAGTCGTCCGATGGCAGCTCGTCCACCAGTTCGTCGTCGAACACCACGGCCACCAATTTGTTCGTGTCCACCTCTGGGATCGACCGGTCGTAGTAGCCGGCTCCGCGACCGAGTCGAATGCCGTGGCGGTCGACCGACAGCGCAGGGACCAGGATCAGAGCGGCGTCACCGAGTGCGTCAGGTGAGGCGCTGTCCCCGCTGGGCTCCAACAGTCCAAATCGTCCTTCATGCAATGACTCCGGTCCGTCGTACCAGGCCCAACGCAGCGGGGCAGGCGGGCCCGCCGCCACTTTCGGCAGCAAGACCCGGAAGCCTCCCTCGCGCAACACCTCCAACATCGCGGTGGTGCCCGGTTCGCTACCGACCGGGACGTAGGCCGCAATGGCGGCGCCCGGCCCCACCCGTGGACCGCCCTCGGGGAGGTTCGCGATCCACGTCACAATCGAGGCATCCAGGCTCGCCTTAACCTGGGGAGACAGGCTGTCGCGACGCTCGAGGGCGAGCTTTCTCCAGGTTGCTTTGTCGATGAAAATCGGTACGCCCCTCTCATGTTTGGCGATCAGCCGATAGGTTTACTCACACACCAGTGTGATCAACCTAGGGTGGGAAAATGACTGAAGCGCAGACCAGCCCGGCCAACGAGGTCGAATACGAGTCCGTTCCGGGCACGCCGCCCATTCCGCGAACCGCAATTGTGCCGGCCGCCGGCTTGGGTACCCGTTTTCTTCCGGCGACCAAGACCGTGCCGAAAGAACTTCTTCCCGTGGTGGATACACCCGGTATCGAATTGGTGGCCGAAGAGGCCAAGTCGGCCGGTGCTGAGCGACTGCTGATCATCACGTCGCCGGGTAAAGACGGCGTCGTCGCGCACTTCGTCGAAGACCTGGTGCTCGAACACACCCTCGAGTCCCGCGGCAAAGACACCATGTTGGCCAAGGTGCGGAACGCGCCATCGCTGCTGGAGGTTGCGTCGGTCATCCAGGAGAAGCCCCTCGGACTCGGCCACGCGGTCGGATGCGTCGAGGCCAAACTCGACGACGACGAGGATGCTGTCGCGGTTCTGTTGCCCGACGATCTGGTGCTTCCCAACGGAGTCCTGGAGGTGATGGCCCGTACGCGCGCCAAGCGCGGCGGCACGGTGCTCTGCGCCATCGAGGTCCCGACCGAGAAGATCAGCGCGTATGGCGTATTCGATGTCGAAGAACTTCCCGATGCGGCGAATCCCAATGTGATGAAGCTGAAGGGAATGGTCGAAAAGCCCGAGGCAAAAGATGCGCCTTCCAATTATGCGGCGGCCGGGCGATACATCCTCGACCGCGCAATTTTTGATGCATTGCGACGAATTGAACCCGGCGCTGGTGGCGAATTGCAGCTCACCGATGCCATCGCTTTGTTGATTGACGAAGGTCATCCGGTTCACGTCGTGGTTCACCGCGGAACTCGCCACGACCTCGGGAACCCGGGCGGGTACCTGAAGGCGTCGGTCGACATCGCCCTCAACCGTGAGGATTACGGCCCCGAATTGCGCGAGTGGCTGGTCGAACGCCTCGGGTGCAGCTGACCTCCAACCCACGACAGCACCCGGTCTGAGCGCGTTGATGCGATGGCGCGCGGCGATCCCTGGATGCGAGAGAACGGAAATCGCCGACAAACCAGCTAACGTCAGTCGTCAGAACAACGACACGGCGACCCGTTGGCGCGGCGAACGAGCACTATCGGGCCGCCACGGCGATTGAAGGAGGCGATCGGTGCGTTCGGTGGAAGATCACCTGAGCCGAGTGACCGCCGCGGCAGTGGCTCCGAGGCCGGTGCGCGTCGCGATCTCGGAGTCACAGGGTCTGCTGTGTGCCGAAGAGGTTGTTGCCGACAAGCCGTTGCCCGGGTTCGATCAGGCTGCCATCGACGGATATGCCGTTCGCAGTGTGGATGTCGCCGAAGCGGGCACCATCGCCGATGAGGAATCGGAGTCGCCGGGCGACCAGGTGATCGTTGTCCTGCCGGTGGTGGGGGAGTTGAAGGCGGGTTCGCGGACGCCAACACGGCTCCAGCCAAGGCAAGCGGTCAGGGTGGAGACCGGCGCTCCCTTGCCGACACTCGCCGACGCCGTGGTGCCCAAGCGGTGGACCGACGGCGGACTGCCCAAGGTCAGAATCGGTCATGCCGTGCGAAGCGGACAATACGTCCGGCACGTCGGCGATGATGTTCAGCCCGGTGACGTAGCGGTCCGCACCGGAACGATCATTGGTCCCGCGCAGGTCGGTCTGCTCGCCGCTGTGGGCCGCGACCGCGTGCTGGTTCATCCGCGACCACGACTTTCCGTCATCTCCATCGGTGGCGAGCTGGTCGACATCGACCGGACAGCCGGTGGCGGTCAGGTGTACGACGTCAACAGTTACGCGCTGGCCGCGGCTGCTCGTGACGCCGGCGCAGACGTCAACAGGGTCGGTATCGCCGACAGCGAGCCGTCGCAACTCCGTGAACTGGTCGAGGGGCAGCTGATTCGTTCTGAGATCGTTGTGATCACCGGCCCGGTCGGTGGGGCGGCCTCGGAATCGATTCGCGAAGCCCTTTCGGAGCTGGGCGAATTGGAGATCGAACGCATCGCGATGTACCCGGCTTCGGTCCAGGGTTTCGGCCAGCTGGGCCGCGACGAGGTGCCCACCTTCCTTCTTCCTGCGAATCCGGTCTCGGCGTTGGTGGCTTTTGAAGTGATGGTGCGACCGCTGATCCGGATCGCGCTCGGCAAACGCCAACCGATGCGGCGAGTGGTACGTGCGCGCACGGTCAGCCCCATCACCTCGGTGGAGGGAAGGCGCGGATATCTGCGTGGGCAGCTGATGCGCGATGAGCAGACGGGCGAATACCTCGCTCAGGTGATCGCAGCCGCAGACGGCGGATCGCATCTGCTGGCGGGCTTGGCAGAGGCGAACTGTTTGGTCATCATCGAGCCGGAAGACGTTGAATTGCGCGCCGGCGATGAGGTGGACGTCGCATTCCTGGCTCAGCGGGGGTGAGAGTGCACCGTGCGCGCCTGGAGCAGGGGTGACACCGGTCGCCGTGGATGGCCGGCCAAGCTCGGGCCGATATCCGTTGCGGGAGGCGTCGTTACGGTACGTCCGGTCCGGCTGCGTGACGCCAGGGTGTGGAGCAGGCTTCGCATCGAGAACCAGAATTCGCTGATGCCGTGGGAGCCCACGGGTGTCGGCTTGTGGTCGGCCCGGCACAACCCGGCGGCCTGGCCGGGTCTGCATTCGGTCCTGAGGGCCGAGGCAAAGGCAGGGAACATGCTGCCGTTTGTCATCGAATTGGACGGCGAATACTGCGGGCAACTGACGGTGGGCAACATTCAGCGTGGCGCGCTGCGCAACGCATGGATCGGATATTGGGTGGATGCAGCGGTCACCGGACGTGGAGTGGCAACGGGCGCACTGGCACTCGGCGTCGACCACTGTTTCGGGCCGGGGGTCTTCACCGGCTCGAGGCAACCGTGCAGCCTGCCAACGCGGCGTCGCTGTCGGTGCTGCACAAGGTGGGATTCCGCGACGAAGGCCTGCTCAAGCGCTACATGGACGTCAACAGCGCCTGGCGGGACCATCTGTTGCTCGCGTTGACCACCGAAGATCTCACCAGCAGCGCCGTGGACACATTGATCCGCAGCGGCCACGCCACCGCCTGAACTCCCGGCACCTGCGCGCAGATGCCTCTCGGCTCGCGCTGGGCGGCGGCTCTTCTCCGATCACGCGTGAGCACCCAGAGATGGAACGAATCGGCCGGGACATCGGCGCGTCGGCGCTGGTTGGGCAGCGGTGAGCCATAGCCTGATTCCTATCGTCTGTTACAGGTGTGACTGACGCGTACTCGACCGGCCGGTCGGGGCGAGATTGCCGACAGGAAGGAGCTGCCCATGCCGAACTCGTTGCTGTGGGTGTGTCTGGTGGCGATCTGGCTCTTTGTTCTGGTGCCGATGGTGGTGAAGTCGCGTCCCACCGTGCGCAAGACGACCGACGCCGCGATGTCGACACGCGTGCTCTACCGAGGTGGCCGGGCCATCGCCAAGACCCGTCGTCGCATGGCGGCAGGCCGTCATCCGCACGATCCCGACTGGGAACCCCCGGTGCGTGAGTATCGCAAGACCGCAAAGGCAACGGCGGCAACAGATACCGCTGACGTCGACGACGCCACGACGACCAAGGTTCCGGCCGG is a window from the Williamsia sp. DF01-3 genome containing:
- the glp gene encoding gephyrin-like molybdotransferase Glp codes for the protein MRSVEDHLSRVTAAAVAPRPVRVAISESQGLLCAEEVVADKPLPGFDQAAIDGYAVRSVDVAEAGTIADEESESPGDQVIVVLPVVGELKAGSRTPTRLQPRQAVRVETGAPLPTLADAVVPKRWTDGGLPKVRIGHAVRSGQYVRHVGDDVQPGDVAVRTGTIIGPAQVGLLAAVGRDRVLVHPRPRLSVISIGGELVDIDRTAGGGQVYDVNSYALAAAARDAGADVNRVGIADSEPSQLRELVEGQLIRSEIVVITGPVGGAASESIREALSELGELEIERIAMYPASVQGFGQLGRDEVPTFLLPANPVSALVAFEVMVRPLIRIALGKRQPMRRVVRARTVSPITSVEGRRGYLRGQLMRDEQTGEYLAQVIAAADGGSHLLAGLAEANCLVIIEPEDVELRAGDEVDVAFLAQRG
- a CDS encoding UTP--glucose-1-phosphate uridylyltransferase, translating into MTEAQTSPANEVEYESVPGTPPIPRTAIVPAAGLGTRFLPATKTVPKELLPVVDTPGIELVAEEAKSAGAERLLIITSPGKDGVVAHFVEDLVLEHTLESRGKDTMLAKVRNAPSLLEVASVIQEKPLGLGHAVGCVEAKLDDDEDAVAVLLPDDLVLPNGVLEVMARTRAKRGGTVLCAIEVPTEKISAYGVFDVEELPDAANPNVMKLKGMVEKPEAKDAPSNYAAAGRYILDRAIFDALRRIEPGAGGELQLTDAIALLIDEGHPVHVVVHRGTRHDLGNPGGYLKASVDIALNREDYGPELREWLVERLGCS
- a CDS encoding FmdB family zinc ribbon protein — protein: MPTYSYACTQCDNRFDIVQSFSDDSLTECPKCAGKLRKLFNSVGIVFKGSGFYRNDSRSTTTSSESSSSDSSKSDSGSKESAPAAKSTDSGSSTSSSSTTAKAAS
- a CDS encoding 5-formyltetrahydrofolate cyclo-ligase, with translation MIAKHERGVPIFIDKATWRKLALERRDSLSPQVKASLDASIVTWIANLPEGGPRVGPGAAIAAYVPVGSEPGTTAMLEVLREGGFRVLLPKVAAGPPAPLRWAWYDGPESLHEGRFGLLEPSGDSASPDALGDAALILVPALSVDRHGIRLGRGAGYYDRSIPEVDTNKLVAVVFDDELVDELPSDDFDVPMGWSLTPGEGFRRLGTS